Proteins encoded together in one Acidimicrobiales bacterium window:
- the betA gene encoding choline dehydrogenase: MAESYDFVIVGGGSAGCALANRLSADPSNRVLVLEAGRRDWKADVVIHMPAALSMGIGNRFYDWMYESEPEPQMGGRRVYHARGKVLGGSSSINGMIFQRGNPMDYDRWAATPGCEAWDWAHCLPYFKRMETCIAGADDWRGGDGPLKLERGPATSPLFRAFLEAVEEAGHPRTVDVNGYRQEGFNAFDRNVYRGRRQSAARAYLHPVLHRKNLNLITKAHATRLVMDGTRVTGVEYQRRGQRHVAAAAEVVLCGGAINTPQLLQLSGIGPAAVLNDAGVSPVVDLPGVGENLQDHLEVYVQYACTQPVSMAPYLARWRRPWIGLQWLFRQGPGASNHFEAGGFLRSNNEVRWPNLMFHFLPVAVRYDGSVPAAGHGYQFHIGPMFSNSRGWVRIQSDDPFQKPKLLFNYLSTQEDRQEWTEAIAVARNIMNQPAFAPFNGGEVSPGPDVQGDVAVLDWVRKDAETALHPSCTARMGTDAMGVVDPSTMRVHGTQGLRVVDASVMPTLTNGNIYAPVMMTAEKSADLILENTPLPPSDAPQYRHGVSEPDW, from the coding sequence TTGGCAGAGAGCTACGACTTCGTGATCGTCGGGGGCGGCTCCGCGGGCTGCGCTCTGGCCAACCGCCTCAGCGCCGACCCGTCCAACCGGGTGCTCGTTTTGGAGGCTGGGCGCCGCGACTGGAAGGCCGACGTGGTCATCCACATGCCAGCCGCTCTGTCAATGGGTATCGGCAACCGCTTCTACGACTGGATGTACGAGTCCGAACCGGAGCCCCAGATGGGCGGCCGCCGGGTGTATCACGCCCGGGGCAAGGTGCTGGGCGGCTCGTCGTCCATCAACGGAATGATCTTCCAGCGCGGGAACCCAATGGACTATGACCGGTGGGCGGCCACCCCGGGCTGCGAGGCGTGGGACTGGGCCCACTGCCTGCCCTACTTCAAGCGTATGGAGACGTGCATTGCTGGGGCCGACGACTGGCGGGGTGGTGACGGGCCCCTGAAGCTGGAGCGGGGACCGGCCACCAGCCCGTTGTTCCGGGCCTTCCTTGAGGCTGTGGAGGAGGCCGGCCATCCGCGGACCGTCGACGTCAACGGCTACCGACAGGAGGGCTTCAATGCCTTTGACCGCAACGTCTACCGGGGTCGACGCCAGTCGGCCGCCCGGGCCTACCTCCATCCGGTCCTGCACCGGAAGAACCTGAACCTGATCACCAAGGCGCACGCCACCCGGCTGGTCATGGACGGCACCCGGGTCACCGGCGTCGAGTACCAGCGCCGCGGGCAACGCCACGTGGCCGCCGCCGCCGAGGTCGTCTTGTGTGGTGGAGCCATCAACACGCCGCAACTATTGCAACTCTCGGGCATCGGCCCGGCCGCCGTGCTAAACGACGCCGGGGTCTCACCGGTCGTGGATCTGCCCGGGGTGGGGGAGAACCTCCAAGACCACCTCGAGGTGTACGTGCAGTACGCCTGCACCCAGCCGGTGTCGATGGCCCCCTACCTGGCTCGCTGGCGCAGGCCGTGGATCGGCCTGCAGTGGCTGTTCCGACAGGGCCCCGGAGCGTCGAACCACTTCGAAGCCGGCGGGTTCCTGCGCAGCAACAACGAGGTGCGGTGGCCGAATCTGATGTTCCACTTCCTGCCCGTTGCCGTCCGCTACGACGGGTCGGTGCCGGCTGCTGGGCACGGCTACCAGTTCCACATCGGGCCCATGTTCTCCAACAGCCGCGGGTGGGTACGGATCCAGAGCGACGACCCATTCCAGAAGCCGAAGCTGCTGTTCAACTACCTGTCGACGCAGGAGGACCGCCAGGAGTGGACTGAGGCCATCGCTGTGGCCCGCAACATCATGAACCAGCCGGCGTTCGCTCCGTTCAACGGTGGAGAGGTCTCGCCCGGACCAGACGTCCAGGGAGACGTAGCGGTGCTGGACTGGGTTCGCAAGGACGCCGAAACCGCGTTGCACCCGTCATGCACGGCCCGCATGGGAACTGACGCCATGGGCGTAGTCGACCCGTCGACCATGCGGGTCCATGGCACACAGGGATTGCGGGTGGTGGACGCATCGGTGATGCCCACGCTCACCAACGGGAACATCTACGCCCCGGTGATGATGACGGCCGAGAAGTCTGCTGACCTGATCCTCGAGAACACACCCCTGCCGCCGAGTGACGCCCCGCAATACCGGCACGGCGTATCCGAACCCGACTGGTAG
- a CDS encoding amidohydrolase family protein, giving the protein MRTVVRNGVVYEPLAGQHLGERTVVIDDGTIVEVVDGKWSGEVDVDLDARGRHVLPGFVDGHVHLSIHTMDFRRAAREWEFERALAVAALSEATVRRGFTTVRDTGGDLRGLKQSIRRNLCGGPRIVSAGHMLSQTGGHGDLRGSVVDPPECGCQIITSPYAHVADGPSAVRKAARQSLRDGSDFIKIHTSGGVASPSDPLDSVQYTPEEVSTIVTEAEHRHTYVTAHAYSPESMRLAADNGVACLEHGNLVDAATASHLAGLGTTVVPTLVTYWAFRDHAEKFGFPERNQAKNDGLFEQGRAAIGLFRDAGVELGFGTDLLGEAQPYQNQEFAIRAELEPAVDVLRSMYVTNVRLCDLVGKVGTVSPGAYGDLVVTDVDPLEDLAALADPEAALAAVVQGGRPIVDRLDG; this is encoded by the coding sequence ATGAGAACCGTCGTCCGCAACGGTGTCGTCTACGAGCCGCTTGCCGGCCAGCACCTCGGCGAGCGCACGGTGGTCATCGACGACGGCACGATCGTCGAAGTTGTCGACGGTAAATGGTCCGGTGAGGTTGACGTCGACCTGGACGCGCGGGGCCGACACGTCCTTCCCGGCTTCGTCGACGGGCACGTACACCTGTCGATCCACACCATGGACTTCCGCCGAGCCGCCCGAGAATGGGAGTTTGAAAGAGCCCTCGCTGTGGCGGCGCTGTCGGAGGCAACGGTGCGGCGGGGCTTCACCACGGTGCGCGACACCGGGGGCGACCTACGGGGCCTGAAGCAGTCGATCCGCCGGAACCTGTGCGGCGGACCGCGCATCGTGTCGGCCGGGCACATGCTCTCCCAGACCGGTGGCCATGGCGACCTGCGGGGTTCAGTAGTTGACCCGCCGGAGTGCGGCTGTCAGATCATCACGTCGCCCTACGCCCACGTAGCCGACGGCCCGTCGGCGGTGCGCAAGGCAGCCCGACAGTCGTTACGCGACGGCTCGGACTTCATCAAGATCCACACTTCGGGCGGGGTGGCGTCGCCCAGTGATCCCCTTGACAGCGTGCAGTACACGCCAGAGGAGGTCTCAACGATCGTGACCGAGGCCGAGCACCGCCACACCTACGTGACGGCCCACGCCTATTCGCCGGAGTCGATGCGCTTAGCTGCCGACAATGGCGTGGCTTGCCTCGAGCACGGCAATCTGGTTGACGCGGCCACCGCCTCCCACCTTGCCGGGTTAGGCACGACGGTCGTGCCGACGCTGGTCACCTACTGGGCATTTCGGGATCACGCCGAGAAGTTCGGGTTCCCGGAACGGAACCAGGCCAAGAACGACGGCCTGTTTGAGCAGGGACGGGCAGCTATTGGGCTGTTTCGCGACGCCGGCGTGGAACTGGGCTTCGGTACTGACCTGTTGGGCGAAGCCCAGCCGTACCAAAACCAGGAGTTCGCCATCCGGGCCGAGCTGGAACCGGCGGTCGATGTGCTCCGGTCCATGTACGTCACCAACGTCCGCCTCTGTGACCTGGTGGGCAAGGTCGGCACGGTGTCACCGGGGGCGTACGGAGACCTGGTAGTGACCGACGTGGATCCACTGGAGGACCTCGCCGCTCTGGCTGACCCGGAGGCGGCGCTGGCTGCCGTGGTGCAGGGCGGTCGCCCAATCGTTGACCGCCTCGACGGCTGA
- a CDS encoding zinc-binding dehydrogenase: protein MGDTCRAVVFHGDGTWALRDDFSVPTPPPGGAVLAVEAVGLCHSDVAQLAGHRHVPGEVSPVVPGHEIVGRVHALADDADLGVAVGDRVAVDIVWFGPPYEGNPFGVRCYGYSFGLDEGSGLWGGYGEYMAVLPGTHLAPLTGSVSAEELTLFEPLSNMVAWLEKVGFREGQSIVIQGPGHMGLTCAAYARLLGAGTVIVTGTEEDALRLGVALEVGADHVVDVTACDPVEAVLDLTGGGANVAVDLASAPGTPSLCFDLVHHGGRVVWAGLKDRQAVPVVTDKVVMRSLTVYGGSGGTAQSVDEAARILNEGGFPTAPLLGVVVGLDEVDRAMALLHREGDEDAVRAVLKHSH, encoded by the coding sequence ATGGGCGATACCTGCCGGGCTGTGGTGTTCCACGGCGATGGCACCTGGGCGTTACGCGATGACTTCTCCGTGCCGACACCCCCACCAGGGGGCGCTGTACTAGCTGTGGAGGCGGTCGGGTTGTGCCACAGCGACGTGGCCCAGTTGGCCGGGCACCGCCACGTACCAGGCGAGGTATCCCCGGTGGTACCCGGTCACGAGATCGTGGGTCGGGTCCATGCCCTGGCTGACGACGCCGACCTGGGGGTAGCGGTCGGTGACCGGGTGGCGGTGGACATTGTCTGGTTCGGGCCGCCGTACGAGGGCAACCCGTTCGGTGTGCGCTGCTACGGGTACTCGTTTGGCCTGGACGAGGGATCCGGCTTGTGGGGCGGCTATGGCGAGTACATGGCCGTGCTGCCTGGCACGCACCTAGCCCCGCTGACCGGCTCCGTGTCGGCCGAAGAACTGACCCTGTTCGAACCCCTGTCCAACATGGTGGCGTGGCTGGAAAAGGTCGGTTTCCGGGAAGGCCAGTCGATCGTGATTCAGGGGCCAGGCCACATGGGCCTGACCTGCGCGGCGTATGCAAGGTTGCTGGGCGCAGGAACCGTGATCGTGACCGGAACCGAAGAGGACGCCCTCCGTTTGGGCGTGGCCCTCGAGGTTGGTGCCGACCATGTCGTGGACGTGACGGCCTGCGATCCGGTGGAGGCGGTGCTGGACCTGACGGGTGGTGGGGCGAACGTGGCCGTGGACCTCGCCAGCGCGCCGGGAACCCCGAGTTTGTGCTTCGACCTGGTGCACCACGGTGGTCGGGTGGTGTGGGCGGGTTTGAAGGACCGCCAGGCGGTTCCGGTGGTGACCGACAAGGTGGTGATGCGGTCACTGACCGTTTACGGCGGATCGGGTGGGACCGCGCAGTCGGTAGACGAGGCAGCCCGGATCCTCAACGAGGGCGGGTTTCCGACTGCTCCCCTGCTGGGTGTCGTGGTGGGCCTGGACGAGGTCGACCGGGCTATGGCGTTGCTGCACCGCGAGGGCGACGAGGACGCCGTCCGGGCCGTACTAAAGCACAGCCACTAG
- a CDS encoding steroid 3-ketoacyl-CoA thiolase, with product MTANTDNPVVIVDAVRTPIGRRNGGLSSCHSVDVLGTVQRALFDRTGVDPLEVGQVVGGCVGQVGMQSMNVTRTAWLTAGLPIEAPATTVDAQCGSSQQATNLAYALVASGTVDVAVGCGIELMSQVGFGATTPKEPNSGRPINRNYFDHFEFTSQFEGSERMADHWGLTREDCDAFGKQSQDRAARAWQEDRYGTQLVNVEAPVLDEEGSVTGETVTVARDEGLRETTMEGLAQLKPSGRPDGVHTAASSSQISDGAGAVLLMTADKAAALGVAPLARVVDTCLVGSDPEFMLTGPIGATQKLLADNGMAIDDIDVVEINEAFASVVLCWEKEVGPDMERVNPNGGAIALGHPLGGTGAILTTKAVHELQRTDGEYALVTMCCGGGLGTGTLLQRV from the coding sequence ATGACTGCAAACACCGACAACCCCGTCGTCATCGTCGATGCCGTCCGCACCCCGATCGGCCGTCGCAACGGCGGCCTGTCCTCCTGCCACTCGGTTGACGTGCTGGGCACAGTCCAGCGGGCCCTGTTTGACCGCACCGGGGTCGATCCGCTCGAGGTCGGCCAGGTAGTCGGCGGCTGCGTCGGGCAGGTCGGCATGCAGTCCATGAACGTGACCCGCACGGCGTGGCTGACCGCCGGTTTGCCGATCGAGGCACCGGCCACCACGGTCGACGCCCAGTGCGGCTCGTCCCAGCAGGCCACCAACCTCGCCTACGCCCTGGTCGCATCAGGCACGGTGGATGTCGCCGTGGGCTGCGGGATCGAGTTGATGAGCCAGGTCGGGTTTGGCGCCACCACACCCAAGGAACCCAACTCGGGGCGCCCGATCAACCGCAACTACTTCGACCACTTCGAATTCACCTCCCAGTTCGAGGGCTCTGAGCGCATGGCCGACCACTGGGGCCTCACCCGCGAGGACTGCGACGCTTTCGGCAAGCAGTCCCAGGACCGGGCGGCACGGGCGTGGCAGGAGGACCGTTACGGAACCCAACTGGTGAACGTAGAGGCCCCGGTGCTTGATGAAGAGGGCAGCGTCACCGGCGAGACAGTGACCGTCGCCCGGGACGAGGGGCTACGCGAAACAACGATGGAGGGGCTGGCTCAACTCAAGCCGTCGGGGCGGCCCGACGGAGTGCACACGGCCGCCTCGTCGTCGCAGATCTCCGACGGTGCTGGCGCCGTCCTGCTCATGACCGCCGACAAAGCAGCAGCACTCGGCGTGGCGCCGCTGGCCAGAGTGGTCGACACCTGCCTCGTTGGTTCCGACCCCGAGTTCATGCTGACTGGCCCGATCGGGGCCACACAAAAGCTGCTGGCCGACAACGGCATGGCCATCGATGACATCGACGTCGTCGAGATCAACGAGGCCTTCGCGTCGGTGGTGCTCTGCTGGGAGAAGGAGGTTGGCCCCGACATGGAGCGGGTCAACCCCAACGGTGGCGCCATCGCACTCGGCCACCCGCTGGGCGGCACCGGTGCCATCCTCACCACCAAGGCCGTCCACGAGTTGCAGCGCACCGATGGCGAGTACGCCCTCGTAACAATGTGCTGCGGCGGCGGCCTCGGAACCGGCACCCTGCTTCAACGGGTCTAG
- a CDS encoding acyl-CoA dehydrogenase family protein, whose amino-acid sequence MAIDFSLSPELEEIRLRVRTFVDDVITPAEARIEESGGEGEERLRELIEMRKQAHSAGIWLPHMPEEWGGMGLGHVELAMVQAEAARSYYGPWVFNCQAPDEGNMHTLLHWATDDQKDKYLKPLCEGRTWSCFAMTEPEVAGSDPTLIRTNGYQDGEEWVLNGHKWFISNAHRATFAILIARTEDDPDLPQAANTAFLVDLPHDGWTEVRQIETMHGSTGHSEILIEDLRLHDAQMLGGRGQGHLLGQYRLGPARLAHCMRWIAQAEMALDMMVARSLDRFSHGSLLAEKQGIQWLIADSTMELYQSKLMVLHAAYKIDRGEDFKSEVSMAKHFVANALGRIIDRSIQVHGALGYSTDTPLAHMYQHARWARFADGADEVHQMRIAQRTIKAFSDSGSTAAATGGLPI is encoded by the coding sequence ATGGCCATCGACTTCAGCCTGTCGCCGGAACTTGAGGAGATCCGCCTGCGGGTCCGCACCTTCGTCGACGACGTCATCACGCCTGCCGAGGCTCGTATCGAGGAAAGCGGCGGCGAAGGCGAGGAGCGCCTCAGGGAACTCATCGAGATGCGCAAGCAGGCCCACTCCGCGGGCATCTGGCTGCCGCACATGCCTGAGGAGTGGGGCGGCATGGGGCTCGGCCATGTCGAGTTGGCCATGGTGCAAGCCGAGGCGGCCAGGTCGTACTACGGACCGTGGGTGTTCAACTGCCAGGCGCCCGACGAGGGCAATATGCACACCCTCCTTCACTGGGCAACCGACGATCAGAAGGACAAATACCTCAAGCCGCTCTGCGAGGGCCGCACCTGGTCGTGCTTCGCCATGACCGAGCCCGAGGTGGCCGGCTCCGACCCCACCCTGATCCGCACCAACGGCTACCAGGACGGCGAGGAGTGGGTGCTCAACGGGCACAAGTGGTTCATCTCCAATGCTCACCGGGCCACGTTCGCCATCCTCATCGCACGCACCGAGGACGACCCCGACCTTCCCCAGGCCGCCAACACGGCCTTTCTGGTGGACCTTCCGCACGACGGCTGGACTGAGGTGCGACAGATCGAGACCATGCACGGCTCCACCGGCCACTCCGAGATCCTTATCGAGGACCTGCGGCTCCACGATGCCCAGATGCTGGGCGGCCGAGGCCAGGGTCACCTGCTGGGCCAGTACCGGCTAGGCCCCGCCCGGCTGGCGCACTGCATGCGCTGGATCGCCCAGGCAGAGATGGCCCTCGACATGATGGTCGCCCGCTCCCTGGACCGGTTCAGCCACGGCTCGTTGCTGGCCGAAAAGCAGGGCATCCAGTGGCTCATCGCCGACTCGACGATGGAGCTCTACCAGTCGAAGCTCATGGTGCTCCACGCCGCCTACAAGATCGACCGGGGTGAGGACTTCAAGTCAGAAGTGTCGATGGCCAAGCACTTTGTCGCCAACGCCCTGGGTCGCATCATCGACCGCTCGATCCAGGTGCACGGTGCGCTGGGCTACTCGACCGACACGCCCCTGGCGCACATGTACCAGCACGCCCGCTGGGCCCGCTTCGCCGACGGTGCCGACGAGGTCCACCAGATGCGGATCGCCCAACGCACCATCAAGGCGTTCTCCGACAGCGGAAGCACCGCCGCGGCGACCGGCGGGCTGCCGATCTAA
- a CDS encoding SDR family NAD(P)-dependent oxidoreductase: MGNIVEGRVAIVTGAGRGIGREHALMLASNGAKVVVNDLGGDAAGAGADTTPAQSVVDEILAMGGEAVVNGGNVADFDSAGEMVQQALDTFGSCDILINNAGILRDRMVFSMSEGDWDAVINVHLKGTFAPTHHAAAYWREKVKAGGEAFGRIVNTASPSGIYGNVGQSNYGAAKAGIAAFTVITAMELVKYGVTVNCLAPGAYTRMTKDLPGFAGMDEETQERMGPRWIAVATAWLCSEAAQNVTGRVFDIMGQRIGIAEQWHLGPTAMQTDDPADMTDVIAGLMAEAQLNPAMDGNPTEGLGRPGHSI; encoded by the coding sequence ATGGGCAATATCGTCGAGGGCCGTGTAGCCATCGTGACCGGCGCCGGTCGAGGAATCGGCCGGGAGCATGCCTTGATGCTGGCCTCCAACGGCGCCAAGGTGGTCGTCAACGACCTGGGGGGCGACGCCGCAGGAGCTGGCGCTGATACCACTCCGGCCCAGTCGGTGGTCGACGAGATCCTGGCCATGGGTGGTGAAGCGGTCGTCAACGGCGGCAATGTCGCTGACTTCGACTCGGCTGGCGAGATGGTCCAGCAGGCCCTTGACACTTTCGGTAGTTGCGACATCCTCATCAACAACGCCGGCATCCTCCGGGACCGAATGGTGTTCTCCATGTCGGAGGGCGACTGGGACGCCGTCATCAACGTGCATCTGAAGGGCACGTTCGCCCCTACCCACCACGCGGCGGCCTACTGGCGAGAGAAGGTCAAGGCTGGCGGTGAGGCCTTCGGCCGGATCGTCAACACAGCATCGCCCTCCGGTATCTACGGCAACGTCGGACAGTCCAACTACGGAGCGGCCAAGGCGGGCATCGCGGCGTTCACCGTGATCACAGCCATGGAGCTCGTCAAGTACGGGGTGACCGTTAACTGCCTGGCCCCGGGCGCCTATACCCGGATGACCAAGGATCTCCCGGGGTTCGCGGGGATGGACGAGGAGACCCAGGAGAGGATGGGACCCCGCTGGATTGCCGTCGCTACCGCCTGGCTTTGTAGTGAAGCGGCCCAAAATGTGACCGGACGGGTGTTTGACATCATGGGCCAGCGGATCGGTATCGCCGAGCAATGGCACCTCGGCCCCACTGCCATGCAGACCGACGACCCGGCCGACATGACCGACGTGATTGCCGGCCTGATGGCCGAAGCGCAACTCAACCCGGCCATGGACGGGAACCCAACCGAGGGCCTGGGTCGTCCGGGCCACTCGATCTAG
- a CDS encoding MBL fold metallo-hydrolase: MATGNSRGHGTAIPYETGLHEVADGVFAYLQPDGGWGWSNAGLFATRDSSLLVDTLFDQVLTRQMLDAMEPVTATRPIDTVVNTHANGDHCYGNGLLEGAEIVTTEAAAREMGAVPPSALVALLHADLDPVAAEYIQEAFGGFEFEGITIPEPTRTFSGRLELKLGDRSVHLEQVGPAHTAGDLIVHLPDESTVFTGDILFVNGTPIVWDGPIANWVAACDRILELGCDVIVPGHGPLTDADGVLAVRDYLTWLEDACRSRHKEGLTAADTISDLASSDEFAPYREWGEWERLAVNVRAAYREIDDDGTIPSSFVEMATEMAVLAAGG, encoded by the coding sequence GTGGCGACGGGTAATAGCAGGGGTCATGGCACAGCCATCCCCTACGAGACGGGCCTTCACGAGGTAGCTGACGGGGTGTTCGCATACCTGCAGCCAGACGGGGGCTGGGGCTGGTCAAACGCTGGACTGTTTGCCACGAGAGACTCCTCGTTGCTCGTTGACACCCTGTTTGACCAGGTCCTTACTCGTCAGATGCTCGACGCGATGGAGCCCGTCACGGCTACCCGCCCAATCGATACGGTGGTGAACACCCACGCCAACGGTGACCACTGCTACGGCAACGGGCTCCTCGAAGGTGCAGAGATCGTCACCACCGAAGCTGCCGCTCGCGAGATGGGCGCCGTACCTCCGTCTGCATTGGTCGCTCTTCTCCATGCCGACCTGGACCCGGTTGCTGCCGAATACATCCAAGAAGCCTTCGGAGGCTTTGAGTTCGAGGGGATCACCATCCCAGAGCCGACACGGACGTTCTCCGGTCGGCTCGAGCTCAAACTCGGTGACCGCTCCGTTCACCTGGAGCAGGTGGGCCCGGCGCACACGGCTGGCGATTTGATTGTTCACCTGCCCGATGAGTCCACCGTTTTCACCGGAGACATCCTCTTTGTGAACGGCACTCCGATTGTCTGGGACGGACCGATCGCCAACTGGGTAGCAGCTTGCGACCGAATCCTTGAACTCGGTTGCGACGTCATCGTCCCAGGCCACGGGCCGCTCACGGACGCTGACGGCGTGTTGGCCGTCCGCGATTACCTCACCTGGCTGGAAGACGCCTGCCGCTCCCGTCACAAGGAGGGGTTGACCGCCGCTGACACCATCTCTGACCTGGCATCCTCTGACGAGTTCGCTCCCTACCGTGAATGGGGAGAGTGGGAACGGCTAGCCGTCAACGTCCGAGCCGCGTACCGTGAGATCGACGACGACGGGACGATCCCGAGTTCATTCGTGGAGATGGCCACCGAGATGGCAGTGCTCGCTGCGGGTGGTTGA
- a CDS encoding NAD(P)-dependent oxidoreductase, whose translation MSTCSFVGLGVMGYPMAGHLQAAGYATTVYNRTTARADDWVNQYGGASAPTPREAATGAEAVMVCVGNDDDLRSVVFGDEGVLAGMAVGSTLVDHTTASAKVAREIASYASEQGVGFVDAPVSGGQAGAENGQLSVMCGGDLEVFSRIEPMMQAYAKAVVLVGEVGSGQLTKMVNQVCIAGLIQGLSEALDFARRSGLDEEKVLAAISKGASGSWQMDNRAHTMLERHFDHGFALDWMRKDLGIVFDEAERVGATLPVTAMVDQFYARLQREGHGRWDTSALIELLRDD comes from the coding sequence ATGTCCACCTGCAGTTTCGTGGGCCTGGGGGTCATGGGCTATCCCATGGCAGGCCACCTTCAGGCCGCTGGCTACGCCACGACCGTCTACAACCGCACCACAGCCCGGGCCGACGATTGGGTCAACCAGTATGGCGGGGCTTCCGCGCCGACTCCCCGAGAGGCCGCCACCGGGGCTGAAGCCGTCATGGTTTGTGTCGGCAACGACGACGACCTGCGCTCGGTCGTTTTCGGAGACGAGGGGGTGTTGGCTGGCATGGCCGTCGGTTCGACGTTGGTCGACCACACCACCGCGTCGGCCAAGGTGGCCCGAGAGATCGCAAGCTACGCCTCTGAGCAGGGGGTTGGGTTTGTTGACGCTCCGGTATCCGGAGGCCAGGCCGGCGCTGAGAATGGCCAACTGTCGGTGATGTGCGGCGGCGACCTTGAGGTGTTTTCCCGGATTGAGCCAATGATGCAGGCCTACGCCAAGGCCGTCGTCCTCGTCGGCGAGGTTGGTTCTGGGCAGCTCACCAAGATGGTCAACCAGGTCTGTATCGCCGGCCTGATCCAGGGCTTGTCCGAAGCACTTGATTTCGCTCGTCGGTCCGGCCTTGATGAAGAGAAGGTCCTGGCGGCTATTAGTAAGGGTGCCTCAGGCTCATGGCAGATGGACAACAGGGCCCACACCATGCTTGAGCGTCACTTCGACCACGGGTTCGCCTTGGACTGGATGCGTAAGGACCTTGGCATCGTCTTTGATGAGGCGGAGCGCGTCGGCGCCACACTTCCGGTCACGGCAATGGTCGACCAGTTCTATGCCCGTCTCCAGCGTGAGGGGCATGGCAGGTGGGACACCAGCGCCCTAATTGAATTGCTCCGCGACGACTGA
- a CDS encoding TauD/TfdA family dioxygenase — translation MEVSRLTGVLGARVDEVQLAPDMDPAVVTELRDALCNHEVLVVPRQNLSAGQQAGFSHLLGDFSPVPFVQPVPEHPEVIKVVKEATEPEAFNFGGVWHSDFSFLDAPPAFTILHALEVPKVGGDTIWASMTAAHDALPEEMRERFEEITCVHSASASYSPAQQALHSGLSGMDIRTSESAEDTRNHPLLCTHPETGRRSLFFNGTYVRGLRGPGVGDDSEEGDREEKRLLSWLHEFSTHVRFTFRHRWSDGDVVLWDNRSTQHVALNDYGGQRRELHRTTVAGTEPTT, via the coding sequence ATGGAGGTCTCCCGCCTGACAGGCGTGCTTGGCGCCCGAGTCGATGAGGTGCAACTAGCACCCGACATGGACCCGGCGGTAGTGACCGAGTTACGAGACGCCCTCTGTAACCATGAGGTGCTGGTGGTTCCCCGACAAAACCTGTCTGCCGGCCAACAGGCCGGGTTCAGCCACCTTCTAGGTGACTTCTCACCGGTGCCATTCGTCCAGCCGGTACCAGAACATCCGGAGGTCATCAAGGTCGTCAAAGAGGCCACTGAACCGGAGGCGTTCAACTTCGGCGGGGTGTGGCATAGCGACTTCTCATTTCTGGATGCTCCACCCGCCTTCACGATCCTGCACGCCCTGGAAGTTCCAAAGGTCGGAGGTGACACGATCTGGGCATCGATGACAGCTGCCCACGATGCGCTACCAGAGGAGATGCGGGAACGCTTCGAGGAAATCACATGCGTGCACTCGGCTAGCGCCTCATACTCACCCGCCCAGCAGGCGCTGCACTCCGGACTATCAGGTATGGACATCCGCACCTCGGAGTCAGCTGAGGACACCCGAAACCACCCGTTGTTGTGTACCCACCCTGAGACGGGACGGCGCAGCTTGTTTTTCAACGGAACCTACGTGCGTGGCCTCCGGGGGCCGGGAGTTGGTGACGACAGCGAAGAGGGCGACCGCGAGGAGAAACGTCTCCTGAGTTGGCTACACGAATTCAGTACCCATGTCCGGTTTACCTTCCGCCACCGATGGTCAGACGGTGACGTTGTGCTCTGGGACAACCGGTCCACTCAACACGTGGCGCTAAACGACTATGGGGGCCAGCGTCGGGAACTACACCGGACCACGGTCGCCGGGACAGAGCCGACGACCTGA